From Deinococcus ruber:
GACGTGGTCTACCTCACGCGGTGGATGCGGGAATCGGGGCTGGCCGAGTTGCTGCCCTCGCTGCGCGACACACTCTACGTCGGGATCAGCGCAGGCAGCATGGTGACGGCCCCGGTGTTCGGAGAAACGTACGACGACCCGACGACGCCCTTCGTCATCCAGACAGGACTCGGACTGGTCGACTTCGCTCTGCTTCCTCACCTGGATCACGAGCATCACCCGGAAAGCACCACAGCCAACGTCGAGAGAATGGCGGCTGAGGTGTCCGTACCAACGTACGGGATTGATGATCAGACGGCCATTCAAGTGAAGGACGGCAGGATCGACGTGATCTCCGAGGGACAGTGGCAGTGCTTTCCCTCTAAGCCGACGAGCACTGCTATGCGGTGACCCGGACTCCAACGGCGCAGCGCTCAACTCAACCGGTCGTAGGGGGTTGGAGTGAACGGTCGAGCTGAAATCAAGGGCGTTCGGAGCCACTCAGGCAGGACCAGGCAACTTTGCCGGAGTGTGCGCGGCCACCAGCCACCAACATATTCCTGAGAGGACGAACGGGGCGCTGACCCGTCCTTGTTCTCAGATCAGGAACGGGCAGAGGAGAGGACCCCAGCGAGGTCGAAGCGTGCGAACGGCTGCACAGGGCGCGGGGTGGTGAGCTTGCCTGTCCAGCGTCGATCGACATCGCTGTCGACAGGTCC
This genomic window contains:
- a CDS encoding Type 1 glutamine amidotransferase-like domain-containing protein; protein product: MNFLLTSAGIKNPSLHAALVDLLGKPIAEAHALCIPTAIYPFSVGPSMAYRFISGTTANPMCELGWKSLGVLELTALPSIDKEIWTTAVQETDALLVFGGDVVYLTRWMRESGLAELLPSLRDTLYVGISAGSMVTAPVFGETYDDPTTPFVIQTGLGLVDFALLPHLDHEHHPESTTANVERMAAEVSVPTYGIDDQTAIQVKDGRIDVISEGQWQCFPSKPTSTAMR